CAGAATCCATCGATCTGGCTCATGTCTTGGTACTGACTTTATACCTTTCACATTTTAGATTAGTCTAACTTTATTTGTGCTCTCTGTAGCTTCACATGGATGTCGTCCAGGCTGGATATAAATCTCGTCACCGTGGTTACGGGCCAGGCTGTGGAGGCCTTTGACCACTTGTTTCGCTTCTTGTACATGACTTCCAGTCATGTCGACCTCCGGCAAGTTACAACAGCGCCTGAGCCTGAGCCGGACCCCCGGCACGAGCTTTCCTCTGTGAAGACTACTTCTGCTGCTGTTGCCAAGAGACTGAACACTCCCATATATGCTCTGGTAGCTTTGAGCAGCCCCACCACTTCTGTTGGCAACAATAATGTCAAAGAGAACTCGAAGGAGGAGAGCCAAAGGAAAGTTAAAGAGGAGGCTGAAAAGGTTGCTCCTCCCCTCCATCCTGGGCTAGCAAATCTAGAGAAAGCATGCTTAATGACATACCTGCCCACCTGGCCAGAACCTGACCCCCCAAGTGATGTAATAGGGTTCATTAACATTCGGGATACCAACAAACCGATTCAAGTCCATCTGCAGCGCTCTGAGATGTTTGAAACCAGCCAAGCAATCAGGTTTAGCAGTCCATTCAGCAAGCCACAGGAAGATTTCCCAGAGGTCGCAAAGCCCAGGCAGCTACCTGCAGAAAATGAAGCGATAACTAAACTCCAGCAAGGACAAAGTAAATTAAAAGCCGAACAGCTGGTAGAACACGGAGAACAGCCGGCACAGGAGTGTGAACTCGAAAATAAAGACAAGGGACTTGAACAGAAATCTCCCCCATGTACCCAAAACTTTGAACTTGACAAGGACAAAACTGAGAATAAACTCaatttaaatacagacacaaacCCAGATGTGGGTCAGAGTATATCTTGCGCCAGTGCACATACACAACCCCTTTCAAGTAGCGAGACACGCTCAGTTAATTGCGAGAGCCCTTCACACAAAGCCCAAAATGTCAGCCCTACAACTGGCTCATCCCCAGAATCAAACAgtgacaaaaaagacaaaactgtAACCAACTTAAAAACACAGAGCACTTTTGTGTGCAGAACACACACCCTGGACTCGGGCAGTGCAAACACCTCTCAACTGTCTGATCCCACTGCCTCAAACACAGAAGAAACACAAGAAACACAAGAAACGTCTACGGTGTCACATAAGGATTCATACACAAAGCCTGTTAACATGCAAGCTGAAGTCGCCTCTGAAATGACTCATCACCTCCACACTCCCAGCGTCGACACGCTCATTCCCACCTCCGTTGCTTCTGCAGTGCATTCTGAGGCCTCCACATTGCTCTCCAAAAGTAACCCCATAAAAACGGTGCCCTCGAGCACAGCTACTAGTCCTGACACCTCTCTTCCCTCCACTCCCTCCCCGTCTTCCTTTCTTCCCCCTGTCGCTTCTTTCGATAAAGTAAACCCCCCCCTTTCTTCGTCTTCCTCCTTTAAACCTTCTTTTCCAACCACAGCCCCTCCCATCCCAAAACCTCGTACTGTCCTGCTGGTTATCAAAGACATTAGCGTTAGCAATGGTCATCCCCCGGAAGAGATCAGTGTTGTTGGGAAGCCTGAGGCCAATGCAGGGCAACAGGTGGTCCAAAGTGGGCCTACGGTGCACACATCTCCAGTAGAAGAGCCTGAAAGTGCCTCAAAGTTGCGAGACAACAGTAACTATCAAACAGAAGatttaaaagacagagaaaacgCAAATAATCCCAAAGAAACTaaccaggtaaaacatggcatGATCGTTCAAGAGGTGATGGGTGAGGAAGTTGATGTAGGACACGATTGCAGCTCAAAAGCACAATCAGAACTTCAAACGTGGTCGGATGATGTCATCACTGGTGCACCGAAGACGGCCAGTGTGGACTTTCAAAAAACAATCCCTAAAGATGTTAAATCCAACACTTTGACATCAATTGATCCCATCCCAGAGACGGACTGTGCGGCCGAAGCACCGACAGATaccaaaacctcagaaaaagtCCTGGCAGGCTGCACATTTGCAAAAGAACCAAACGGGACAGGCTGCCAAATTTATTTCGCAAGGGCTCATGAATCTCAGAGAATATCATATGGTAAATTAACTTCAAATAAATATGTGTTAGAGAGTGAGAAATCAATAAAAGATTGTATTTACAATTCATCACACAACCCATATAGATCCACAGATGGTGCTGATCTCAACATGTTCATATCTGGTGCAGAAACACTCAGTCAGGATGATAAACAGCTCACAGACCACATGGTAAATAGTGGAAACCATAACACAGACAGCACCTCTCACGAACAAACTCTGAAAGCACGAGGAGGCACCCACGCTCCTGGAGAAGCAATTTGTGGACACATCCCTGCTACACGTGAACTGGTCTTTAGTTCACTGATCCCCAGGCAAGAATTGCCCACACCTGCTGTACGAACTCCCTCTTCTGATGGAGTTGTGTCACTCCCTAGGCCAGACTCACTAGCAATCCCAACGGACCCGGAACCACACAAACCAGACTTATTAACACCTGCATCTGATATTAGTGATGGATACATGTCACCAAGAGGAGAATCCGCACTGTCCAGTACATCTGAAGAGTATTATGAATGTAGCAACTCTCCATTGCTTGAGTCTATTGTTGATCAAAGAGGCTGTGACAAGCATGCCCCACACTCTAAAACTCCTTATGCTACCAACAGTGGCACAAGTCCTGCATCAGTCCTGAATTATAGCCTTGATGCTGCAACGTTAGACCAGGACACGTCTTCCAGTGAAGGAGAGACTTTGTCGGCGACTTCTGGAAGATCTTTTACTTCTTTAATTGAGATTGTTGGACAAAAGAGTGAGCCAGAGGACACAAACGAAAACACTGGTAAAGCAGAGGAACAAAACGCAGCGGACACAGAAAGTGAGGTGGCGCAAAGAGTTATGGAACGCTTAAAACAATATGGTGCTGCAGCAAAGTCGATTAAATACAAAAGGCCCCAGGCTCGGGagattcctgcagcagcagcagatgggCCGGCTGACGGAGGTGTTATTGCTGGAGAACCTAACTGTCAGGGAACGACGCCGGAGCTATTGCCTGCTGCTGATCTTAGACAGGAGATGGTTTCTTCTGAGAGAGAAAGGCCGGGCAAAGCATCCTCGTGGCGGGAGAAGACACAGCTACACAAGGTATGGACCGCAGGGGAGCAGATGTTTCTTCTTTAGTTTTGAGTAATTTCATTCTTTCCCAAAAACAAATAGCCACCATGCATTTTAATGAAAACCATTTGTTGCATTTTTATAATATTTCTTGCAGCACCAGTTAGGACATTTAACaagttttgttctttttaagtGGATACTTTGTTCCACAGGTTATTTTTATCCAACAGGCTGCTCACATTACTATATTTTGGTATTATACAGTATGCTCGCAGACAAAACCTCCACATCAAAGACTCGTTTCCAGATGAATGCGACACCATAATGCACTTACGGACCAGGACGAAAATTAGATTTCCCAGTATTCTGTGCTGATGCATTTACTGAACCCCTTTCTAAAAGCCTGATAGCTCAGTGCCGTCCGTATGATGCATTCACTGATTGGAAAAGACGGACTTGTCAATACTGATATCAGCAATCTCCAGTCAAGACCAATCAGTCAAAAGCAATCACCAGCTAATCAACTGGCATGCTGACAAAGGGAGACAAAAGGCACTTTTTTTTTGCCACATTCCACATTTTTTCATTCAGGcaataaacatgaaaaaaacaatggaATAGTAATAACTACTAAGGCTGCTCTGTCAGGTTACTGCGAGGaaaacaactaaaagaaaaaatatatgtttctgttacaaTGATCTAGGTTTTCCATCCTCCTTTTCTCTTATGTTACCAAGCCAAAAGTATTTAAAAAGCACTTCCAACACTGAGCACTGACCAGGTTGATGCACGTGATTAACATTCAGGACACAATTGTATGAGTGACACTCAGCTTTgctttaaatgttgtttttttttatgaaattggagatgttttaaatgcttttctatatttataaaaaatggtgaagtagtttatttgtttaGGGAGTAATGGAAAAGAGAGGAGCAAAGTCCCTTTCCTCAGCATTTTAATAATTTCAAGtaattacaaaattacaaaacaaaataatttctAGTAAAACTTTACAGCTACTTGGAAAACCATTTCTTTCCCTCGACACAGGCTTTTTGTTTCTCCTCTTCTTCAGTCTTCATGTTGATTAGTTTAGTTCTATAACTTTATGTAGAGATGACGAGCAATTAAGGAGCTGTATTTGTCAAGTCGTACCGTCAAACGttaatatgataaataaaacacaCTTATATGAACTTATAATCTCATGAGCCCATATTTTTATTCATCAGAGGAAAATAATTCAAGTGTGGACACTAAGAAAATGTGCCATGTTATGACAAAAGTTTATGTTATTTTGAATTTGTTGGCAATAGGTGTCAACGTCTTCTTTTAAcagcagcatatatatatatatatatatatatatatatatatatatatatatatatatatatatatataccgtattttcgcgaccatatggcgcactgtgtggaaaggcgcaccctcagttttgtgtgtcatttttggttttaaaacacacatacggcgcaccgacccaaaaggcgccgtctacggagacggagctgcacacacgcacgctgcagaacacacacgcgctaaaaatacagcagaagcaaaacttagtttgatattttatttcacttttcacatcaatcaaacccttcaaaggtttttattctgtttctgcattaaagaatttaaaaaaaccaccgggttgctgcacaaacctgtctcagccactgatcatctcctcatccatccagcccttttcatttcactctggctggaaaagtctctttagggaacgcttttcttttaaaaatcccgaccgcggcggtcccgggtcccgctccccgtttgctccctcgcgctggaccgggtcccgggtcccggtccgcccccccccgcgctggtcccgcggcggtcccgggtcccgcgtcccgggaccctcgcgctggacccgctcacacacacgcgctgtcggggagccggtaccggggtttgtatccgacaggagctccgttaattcagctgcgccagtccgaatttccagacctgtctcagcttcttgatcatcatcatcccttcatccagccccctcttttcattcacccttataatgactccggctggaaacctcttatgcaaagtttttcttttaaaaatcaccataagtttctgtccatcagctgcgccagtccagcaccacatagcctacatgagaatctgtgtgtcgcgctgcgaatacacacacgcgcatgtcgggatccggtaccgggtttgtaaccgacagatttggctgcaaatctcggaaagtgaagctgatctgacctgagacagaccccagaaatctctgctcttaaagcggccgggaaccaggtcatcggacccgcttggggaaccaggaagtcggctgcagcagcgaccatcaccgcgctgctgcagccgctgctttaaccggggaatgtggacggttccgaccggccggcgctgcagaacactcacacacaagtgtgcttatttaaatagagcggagcaaaacttagtttgattgtattttatttcactttacacatcaagcaaatccttaaaagtcttcatgatctgtttcgcattaaacagctcagtggatggtctcattcagcttcacccgcccccttctctttttaccttctcatggtggccgacctgacattaccgtaattcaggtaatagacacggcgcaccgtttcttaaggcgcccggcacatttaaaaaaaaaaaaaaaaaaaaaagttgcgccttatggtcgcgaaaatacggtatatatatatatagagagagagagagagagagtatatGTGTGGGGGCTGAGGAGACCAGATGCTTGACTTTAGGGAGACGATTGTTGTCCCATTCTTGAGGAGCTTGAGTTCACACCAGCCAACAGTGCTGGGTTGTCTCTGACATATTTTCATGACATCCTAAACTTTGTCGGACTCTTCTACTATAGAGCCGTcttgctgaaaaatgcaagaTCTTTCCTGAAGAACATGCTGTCTATGTCAGTAGATGTTGTTCCAAAAACTTGTATGTACCTTTAAGCACTGATGTTTCCTTCCCTGATGTATAGGCTGCCCGTTACATGGGCTCCACTGCACCCCAATGACATCAGAGGAAGGATAGGGGGTCAGATAGTCCCTCTTCTCTTTAGTCCAGGCAACATCTTGTCCATGGAGATGTGGCCTTGCTTAGACAGTGCTGTTTGTGCATCACATTCCATATGGCTTCTACTTTGCTTGATAGAGTTTTAAGCTGCTTTGTGGTTGGCACAGAGAACTACGTGAGGCGTTCCTCAGTCCTGGCAATGATTTCATGTCAGTTTTTATTGCAGAGCTATCTGGGACATTaagtattgtttttttctggcAAGGTCCCCTGTAAACAGAGATGTCTGCGGATTAACGGAAGCTTTTGATGGCATTATTATAACGTTGATGAGCCGATACTTTGAAAGGACTTGGCTAAATTTACATCCACTAAGACAGATCtgtaacttttttcttttttttcagatgcAAAGATTGTACAATTTGTAGACAGTTTTTCATAGATTAGACactgctttacatcgacattaaaagcggcaagacataattagacagtaaataacaactaaaatgaaataaaattatgagaaaagaaggtcaaataataaaaagcaaaagttgctgatttaagagtacgcttaaataacatataaattaaataaaatgataagaaaagaggtaaaataataaaaagcacaagttgttaaaaataagggcagtagagtacagcaggtaagtatttaatttaggagtacgtttgagtaaacagtaatgtttttaggcctgattgaGACATATTTCCAGCAAATTCTGAATGAGCCAGtattttttataataatgtttAATACCTCACGTtcaaaattttatatttctatGTTCTCTTGTGAATAAACTATGTATTCATGAGATTTGCTAATTATTACATTCAGGATGAATTGGATTTTACACCATCTGTCTTAGAATCAGGGTTGTGCTTATCTTAATTATGTAAcaaattaaatgtaaaaatcaaatagaataaaacacaaATTCCCATGTTTATACTCAAGTAATTGTCACAAAACTTTATAAgacctgtttttttttgcattacataAAAGCTCCAGGCTTGTTATGA
This window of the Cololabis saira isolate AMF1-May2022 chromosome 21, fColSai1.1, whole genome shotgun sequence genome carries:
- the LOC133422350 gene encoding mucin-2-like; this translates as MALSQVQCLDDNHINPRMHESKPEFFYCEEQRVALEALLDGGRDAFFQYLEKRDLRRFLSDPELDTLLRAAEPFEPGSEQLFLRGEDEDEPTPLSLRYWPELSDTSLPRMELGWPDCEAYRGVTRAAVYAQPPEEGQAHIKEVVRRMIAQAQKVIAVAMDEFTDVDIFRDLLDAAFRRRVSVYILLERSALPYFLSMCQRASMHAGHLKYLRVRCSEGEEFFTRSSRKVRGRMNHRFMFIDGDKALSGSYSFTWMSSRLDINLVTVVTGQAVEAFDHLFRFLYMTSSHVDLRQVTTAPEPEPDPRHELSSVKTTSAAVAKRLNTPIYALVALSSPTTSVGNNNVKENSKEESQRKVKEEAEKVAPPLHPGLANLEKACLMTYLPTWPEPDPPSDVIGFINIRDTNKPIQVHLQRSEMFETSQAIRFSSPFSKPQEDFPEVAKPRQLPAENEAITKLQQGQSKLKAEQLVEHGEQPAQECELENKDKGLEQKSPPCTQNFELDKDKTENKLNLNTDTNPDVGQSISCASAHTQPLSSSETRSVNCESPSHKAQNVSPTTGSSPESNSDKKDKTVTNLKTQSTFVCRTHTLDSGSANTSQLSDPTASNTEETQETQETSTVSHKDSYTKPVNMQAEVASEMTHHLHTPSVDTLIPTSVASAVHSEASTLLSKSNPIKTVPSSTATSPDTSLPSTPSPSSFLPPVASFDKVNPPLSSSSSFKPSFPTTAPPIPKPRTVLLVIKDISVSNGHPPEEISVVGKPEANAGQQVVQSGPTVHTSPVEEPESASKLRDNSNYQTEDLKDRENANNPKETNQVKHGMIVQEVMGEEVDVGHDCSSKAQSELQTWSDDVITGAPKTASVDFQKTIPKDVKSNTLTSIDPIPETDCAAEAPTDTKTSEKVLAGCTFAKEPNGTGCQIYFARAHESQRISYGKLTSNKYVLESEKSIKDCIYNSSHNPYRSTDGADLNMFISGAETLSQDDKQLTDHMVNSGNHNTDSTSHEQTLKARGGTHAPGEAICGHIPATRELVFSSLIPRQELPTPAVRTPSSDGVVSLPRPDSLAIPTDPEPHKPDLLTPASDISDGYMSPRGESALSSTSEEYYECSNSPLLESIVDQRGCDKHAPHSKTPYATNSGTSPASVLNYSLDAATLDQDTSSSEGETLSATSGRSFTSLIEIVGQKSEPEDTNENTGKAEEQNAADTESEVAQRVMERLKQYGAAAKSIKYKRPQAREIPAAAADGPADGGVIAGEPNCQGTTPELLPAADLRQEMVSSERERPGKASSWREKTQLHKSVNTFTPKLQRRQEQDGGAPSSSRAPRFTRSLSASNFSEARPSGSRGLNQAESKGLHSSVTALDGAISPRRPASPRRPPPSGAAGPAGPATGRKQVSPSQQGLPQRPPAVPQIKARLGQPQSRTPYPKPPPSFLHTHSNRQPQVPPQSPTQVESAPEAHEEKGRRGSFGLTFSGFKGLKDKMSRIPTVSKRDSRCPPAKGRKSSS